The Ancylothrix sp. D3o genome has a segment encoding these proteins:
- a CDS encoding Tex family protein, whose translation MTNLEQFIAQELSITPDQVKNALELFSEGATIPFIARYRKERTGTLNETQLRDILDRHTYLTELQDRKKSILKAIEEQGKLTPELKQKIETTLQKTELEDLYLPYKTKRRTRATTAREKGLQPLADFIKSLNNKTAAAVSIETEAAKYISEEKAVKTAEEALKGAADILAEEISEKAEIRAYLRDYFMESGVFVSQIKEEFPEGSTKFEMYRNYKCKLQDIAPHNLLALFRGETEKVLEVDLSYDEDVVLGYLETQEIKTKVPAIRQFYQTMLKDAFNRLIKNSLITEVRSAKKLEADIGSIQTFETNLRELLLSAPAGMKPTLAVDPGFRTGCKVSVLSETGKFIEYQAIFPHTGAGQRAQAAETLKKLIQKHKIELIAIGNGTASRETDEFVGEVLKNLDRKPVKVIVNESGASIYSASPVAIEEFPDLDITVRGAVSIGRRLQDPLAELVKIDPKSIGVGQYQHDVDQKLLKKKLDETVESCVNYVGVDLNTASKELLTFVSGLTPAVAKNIVAYRNENGAFKNRRQLLKVPKLGPKAYEQAAGFLRIRGGQNPLDNTGVHPESYGVVEKIVADLKVPVDNISEIAGKIKSIDLKKYVTETVGLPTLKDIISELEKPGRDPRAEFKYATFKEGIKEVKDLQVGMELEGIITNVANFGAFVDIGVHQDGLVHISQLADRFVSDPNTVVKVGQVVKVRVLEVNEKLNRISLTMRTQERQAGVRPAIKEEPNKQASIDDLKAKFGRKK comes from the coding sequence ATGACCAACCTAGAACAATTCATCGCACAAGAACTATCCATCACACCTGATCAAGTCAAAAACGCCCTCGAACTCTTCAGCGAAGGCGCCACCATCCCCTTTATTGCACGATACCGCAAAGAACGCACCGGCACACTCAACGAAACACAATTGCGCGATATATTAGACCGGCACACCTATTTAACCGAACTGCAAGACCGCAAAAAATCCATTTTAAAAGCAATTGAAGAACAAGGAAAACTCACCCCAGAATTAAAACAAAAAATCGAAACAACCCTGCAAAAAACCGAACTAGAAGACCTTTATTTACCCTACAAAACCAAACGCCGCACCCGCGCCACAACCGCCCGCGAAAAAGGCTTACAACCCCTCGCAGATTTTATTAAATCCCTCAACAACAAAACCGCCGCCGCTGTTTCCATAGAAACCGAAGCCGCCAAATATATCTCCGAAGAAAAAGCCGTCAAAACTGCCGAAGAAGCCCTCAAAGGCGCTGCCGACATTTTGGCAGAAGAAATTTCCGAAAAAGCAGAAATTAGAGCCTATTTACGCGATTACTTTATGGAATCTGGAGTCTTTGTCTCCCAGATAAAAGAAGAATTCCCAGAAGGCAGCACAAAATTTGAAATGTACCGCAATTATAAGTGCAAATTACAAGACATTGCACCCCATAACTTGCTGGCTTTATTCCGGGGAGAAACCGAAAAAGTCCTAGAAGTAGATTTATCCTACGATGAAGACGTAGTTTTAGGATATTTAGAAACCCAAGAAATCAAAACCAAAGTGCCGGCCATCAGACAATTTTATCAAACAATGCTCAAAGATGCCTTTAACCGGCTCATCAAAAATTCCCTAATTACAGAAGTACGATCTGCCAAAAAATTAGAAGCAGATATCGGATCAATTCAAACCTTTGAAACCAACCTCCGAGAGTTGTTACTTTCGGCACCGGCAGGAATGAAACCCACCCTCGCTGTTGACCCTGGTTTTCGCACCGGCTGCAAAGTTTCTGTACTTAGTGAAACCGGCAAATTTATCGAATATCAAGCCATTTTCCCACACACCGGCGCCGGTCAACGAGCACAAGCCGCAGAAACTCTCAAAAAACTAATTCAAAAACACAAAATTGAACTCATTGCTATTGGAAACGGCACCGCTTCCCGCGAAACTGATGAATTTGTAGGCGAAGTGTTAAAAAATCTCGACCGTAAGCCGGTAAAAGTAATTGTCAATGAGTCCGGTGCTTCTATCTATTCAGCATCGCCGGTAGCCATTGAAGAATTCCCCGATTTAGATATTACAGTACGCGGTGCAGTTAGTATCGGGCGCCGGTTGCAAGACCCCCTCGCCGAACTGGTAAAAATTGACCCCAAATCAATTGGAGTCGGACAATATCAGCACGACGTAGACCAAAAATTACTCAAGAAAAAACTTGATGAAACTGTCGAAAGTTGCGTTAACTATGTAGGAGTTGACCTCAACACAGCCTCAAAAGAATTGCTGACTTTTGTATCAGGATTAACCCCAGCCGTTGCCAAAAATATTGTAGCTTATCGCAACGAAAATGGAGCCTTTAAAAATCGCCGGCAACTGTTAAAAGTGCCGAAATTGGGGCCAAAAGCTTATGAACAAGCGGCGGGTTTCTTACGCATTCGTGGCGGCCAAAATCCCCTAGATAATACGGGAGTTCACCCCGAAAGTTATGGGGTGGTAGAGAAAATTGTGGCTGATTTAAAAGTGCCGGTGGATAATATCAGCGAAATAGCGGGGAAAATTAAAAGCATTGACTTGAAAAAATACGTCACAGAAACGGTAGGTTTACCGACGCTGAAAGATATTATCAGTGAATTGGAAAAACCAGGTCGAGACCCCCGCGCAGAGTTTAAATATGCCACCTTTAAGGAAGGAATTAAGGAAGTTAAAGATTTGCAAGTGGGGATGGAATTAGAAGGCATTATTACCAACGTTGCTAACTTTGGGGCGTTTGTTGATATTGGGGTGCATCAAGATGGTTTGGTGCATATTTCCCAATTAGCAGATCGCTTTGTTTCTGATCCGAACACGGTTGTTAAAGTTGGTCAAGTTGTGAAAGTGCGAGTGTTAGAAGTGAATGAAAAGTTAAATCGGATTAGTTTAACAATGCGAACTCAAGAAAGGCAGGCCGGTGTTCGTCCGGCGATAAAAGAAGAACCTAACAAACAAGCAAGTATTGATGATTTAAAGGCGAAGTTTGGCAGGAAAAAATAA
- a CDS encoding class I SAM-dependent methyltransferase yields MNFLRVKKYPWVRLVIIALILWLGLMLSGAGVVTNGNIYEQRTLHSPDGIGKFYMGREIAQVMGHLGASWLERPSREWEEQPALLVESLGLKPADVVADIGAGTGYISLMMAQKVPQGKVLAVDVQPEMIEMLENFKKRYNFENVETILGTESNPNLPENSVDLAIMVDAYHEFAYPREMMEGIVRGLKARGRVVLVEYRGENPFIAIKALHKMTQKQVKKEMAAVGLVWKETIGVLPQQHILVFEKGKNVEG; encoded by the coding sequence ATGAATTTTTTAAGGGTAAAAAAATATCCCTGGGTGCGGTTAGTAATAATTGCTTTGATTTTGTGGTTGGGTTTGATGTTAAGTGGGGCCGGTGTTGTTACAAATGGCAATATTTATGAGCAAAGAACGCTGCATAGTCCTGATGGAATTGGCAAGTTTTATATGGGAAGAGAAATTGCTCAAGTGATGGGACATTTGGGTGCATCTTGGCTGGAACGTCCGAGTCGAGAATGGGAAGAACAACCGGCTTTATTAGTGGAAAGTTTAGGGTTAAAACCTGCCGATGTGGTAGCAGATATTGGGGCCGGTACGGGTTATATTAGTTTGATGATGGCCCAAAAAGTTCCGCAAGGTAAGGTTTTGGCGGTGGATGTACAGCCAGAAATGATTGAGATGTTGGAGAATTTTAAAAAGCGATATAACTTTGAAAACGTCGAGACAATATTAGGCACAGAAAGCAATCCCAACTTGCCCGAAAATAGCGTTGATTTAGCAATTATGGTGGATGCTTATCACGAGTTTGCTTACCCCAGGGAAATGATGGAAGGAATTGTTAGGGGTTTGAAGGCTAGGGGAAGGGTGGTTTTAGTGGAATATCGCGGTGAAAATCCGTTTATTGCGATTAAGGCGTTACACAAAATGACACAAAAGCAAGTGAAGAAAGAAATGGCTGCGGTTGGGTTAGTTTGGAAGGAAACTATAGGGGTTTTACCGCAGCAGCATATTTTGGTTTTTGAGAAGGGTAAAAATGTTGAGGGTTAA
- a CDS encoding MBL fold metallo-hydrolase, protein MFDNHPTLQFTLTGHIETTETGQYLITKDSIRLRITSTGGKEIPTGIHLWNVVPSIDSTGIIATVSIQDVQPLPPNYNLPDQCRLIGRVTLIGKRNSFIQLKVSRPGQKTLRPTLLSPRPEMKVGTLWRVLAVRQGNELYIQQAIPYVDEALDENEPFENKPAGLSEAELQKLKISTREGAPPNEMAEAVLAEHTGLTGWQLGVPIKRNFTNWEWEADHLPTKQRARIRIFSKGSQGEVYLFPRATAKVENPEEEKEANKHRLSVTPLGAAKGIGASCFRVLIGQYEVILDCGTRPKGWEPLPALEYLQNPDLLIISHGHQDHLGAVPVFHKQFPGTRMICTAGTREIAHVMLRDCLKIQQREDSPELFDEEDLQSTLFRLETQPIGVDFEPLPGLIVRFINAGHILGAACIYLRYGKRSLFYTGDYNTASSRTTEGLKLSDLPEADILITESTYGADCHPSRKTQETALMNAIAEVVEAGGNVLIPAFALGRAQEILLAIRTSHLFQKNQVPVYVDGLVRAVTETFRDNLHLMPASVQNLVRNSNTEPFCDEKGIPPIIAIANPRERPLAIAKPSIVVASSGMLTGGASVYYASVLLERDNAAIFISGYTDEESPGRLLQNLETGDTIELDGKQVTVKAEVRRFNLSAHADRTGICQVISRVNPKHLVLIHGSREALRELANAGDLKDKLYVHIPEVGEIIEYGEAPEHLSDQQIAKIELPAEFEINIEAEVEGAWLKIPAHIVEEDPRWKALSANGILRAKWDGIHLRITPLTTYHIALEAAMESGKDCCAVCKFFEKGTCRCEESPLHTLQVAPSADCPEFMRRQEQLIEPQI, encoded by the coding sequence GTGTTTGACAACCACCCCACCCTTCAATTTACCCTCACCGGCCACATCGAAACCACCGAAACCGGCCAATACCTGATTACCAAAGACTCCATCCGCCTGCGGATCACCAGTACCGGCGGCAAAGAAATACCCACCGGTATTCATCTCTGGAACGTGGTGCCAAGCATCGACTCCACCGGCATCATCGCCACCGTCTCCATCCAAGACGTCCAACCGCTACCCCCCAACTATAATCTACCGGATCAATGCCGGCTCATTGGCCGCGTCACCCTCATTGGCAAGCGTAATAGCTTCATCCAACTCAAAGTTAGCCGTCCGGGCCAAAAAACCCTCCGCCCCACTCTACTCAGCCCCCGGCCTGAAATGAAAGTGGGTACTCTGTGGCGAGTTTTGGCAGTTAGACAGGGAAACGAACTATACATTCAACAAGCCATTCCCTATGTGGATGAAGCTTTAGACGAAAACGAACCCTTCGAGAACAAGCCTGCCGGTCTATCTGAAGCCGAATTGCAAAAACTGAAAATCTCTACAAGAGAAGGTGCACCGCCAAACGAAATGGCGGAAGCGGTACTGGCAGAGCACACCGGCCTAACGGGGTGGCAGTTGGGTGTGCCGATTAAACGCAACTTCACTAACTGGGAATGGGAAGCGGATCATCTACCCACCAAACAACGAGCGAGAATTAGAATTTTTTCTAAAGGAAGTCAAGGAGAAGTTTATCTATTTCCAAGAGCCACAGCCAAAGTAGAAAACCCCGAAGAAGAAAAAGAAGCTAACAAACATCGTTTAAGTGTCACTCCTTTAGGGGCTGCAAAAGGCATTGGGGCATCATGTTTTAGGGTATTAATTGGGCAGTATGAAGTAATTTTAGACTGCGGAACACGCCCGAAAGGTTGGGAGCCTTTACCGGCTTTAGAATATCTCCAAAACCCAGATTTATTAATTATTTCTCATGGTCATCAAGATCATTTAGGCGCCGTGCCGGTGTTCCACAAACAATTTCCGGGGACGCGGATGATTTGCACAGCAGGCACCCGTGAAATTGCCCACGTTATGCTGAGAGATTGTTTAAAAATTCAGCAGCGGGAAGATTCACCAGAATTATTTGATGAAGAAGATTTGCAAAGCACTCTTTTCCGCTTAGAAACGCAACCGATAGGCGTAGATTTTGAACCGTTACCCGGTTTAATTGTCCGCTTTATTAATGCCGGTCATATTTTGGGCGCGGCGTGTATTTATTTGCGTTATGGCAAACGTTCTTTATTTTACACCGGCGACTATAACACCGCTTCTTCTCGGACTACTGAAGGTTTAAAATTAAGCGATTTACCCGAAGCCGATATTTTAATTACTGAATCTACCTATGGCGCGGATTGTCACCCCAGCAGAAAAACCCAAGAAACCGCTTTAATGAATGCTATTGCCGAAGTAGTTGAAGCGGGGGGAAATGTGTTAATACCGGCCTTTGCTTTGGGACGAGCTCAAGAAATTTTGCTGGCAATTCGTACCAGTCATTTATTCCAAAAAAATCAGGTGCCGGTGTATGTTGATGGGTTGGTGAGAGCGGTTACAGAAACTTTTCGAGACAATTTACATTTAATGCCGGCATCGGTGCAAAATTTGGTTCGTAATAGCAATACTGAGCCGTTTTGTGATGAAAAAGGCATTCCTCCCATTATTGCGATTGCTAATCCCAGGGAACGACCTTTAGCCATAGCAAAACCGAGTATTGTTGTTGCCAGTTCGGGAATGTTAACTGGGGGGGCAAGTGTTTATTATGCCTCGGTTTTGTTGGAAAGAGACAATGCGGCAATTTTTATTTCTGGCTATACAGACGAAGAAAGTCCGGGGCGATTATTGCAGAATTTGGAAACAGGAGATACGATAGAATTAGATGGCAAACAAGTAACTGTAAAAGCAGAAGTGCGCCGGTTTAATTTATCGGCTCATGCAGATAGAACGGGTATTTGCCAAGTTATAAGTCGCGTCAATCCTAAACATTTAGTTTTAATTCACGGTTCCAGAGAAGCGCTACGGGAATTAGCAAACGCAGGAGATTTAAAGGATAAACTTTATGTTCATATTCCCGAAGTGGGGGAGATAATTGAATACGGAGAAGCGCCGGAGCACCTGAGTGATCAACAAATTGCTAAGATAGAATTGCCGGCGGAATTTGAGATAAATATTGAGGCAGAAGTAGAGGGAGCTTGGTTAAAAATACCCGCTCATATTGTCGAGGAAGATCCGCGCTGGAAGGCTCTATCTGCCAATGGAATTTTGCGGGCAAAATGGGATGGAATTCATTTAAGGATTACTCCTTTAACGACTTATCATATCGCCCTTGAAGCAGCTATGGAATCGGGGAAAGATTGCTGTGCTGTGTGTAAGTTTTTTGAGAAAGGTACTTGCCGGTGTGAGGAAAGTCCGCTGCATACTTTGCAAGTGGCACCCAGTGCTGATTGTCCTGAATTTATGCGCCGGCAAGAACAATTAATTGAACCGCAGATATAG
- a CDS encoding J domain-containing protein, producing the protein MADSNHYQILQVSPKATQTEIKQAYRRLAKQFHPDSNQDTASHEHIVRLNAAYEILGDSQNRQSYDRQLFAATTHRQQRTANAQRHYQQQRETEQDTDKQLQQWMRQVYRPVNQKLASILNPLKSQIDELSADPFDDELLEAFQSYINHCRELLKGAHLCFRSMPNPRPVAGVAANLYYCLNQLGDALDELETFTLNYDEHYLHTGQEMFRIAAGLRREAMANIKNIPD; encoded by the coding sequence ATGGCAGACTCAAATCATTATCAAATACTGCAAGTTAGCCCCAAAGCCACTCAAACAGAAATCAAACAAGCTTATCGACGCCTGGCAAAACAATTCCACCCCGACAGTAACCAAGACACAGCCAGCCACGAGCATATTGTACGCCTGAATGCAGCTTATGAAATATTAGGGGATAGCCAAAACCGGCAATCTTACGACCGGCAACTTTTTGCAGCCACGACTCACCGCCAACAACGCACCGCCAACGCACAAAGACACTATCAACAACAGCGAGAAACTGAACAAGATACCGATAAACAATTACAACAGTGGATGCGACAAGTTTATAGGCCGGTTAATCAAAAACTGGCGAGCATTCTTAATCCCCTCAAAAGTCAAATTGACGAACTTTCTGCCGATCCTTTTGATGATGAATTGCTCGAAGCCTTTCAAAGTTATATTAACCACTGTCGTGAACTTCTCAAAGGAGCACATCTTTGTTTTCGATCTATGCCAAACCCCAGACCGGTTGCCGGTGTAGCTGCCAATCTCTACTACTGTTTAAATCAACTAGGCGATGCTTTGGATGAACTAGAAACCTTTACCCTAAACTACGATGAGCACTATTTGCACACCGGCCAAGAAATGTTTCGCATCGCTGCCGGTTTGCGGCGAGAAGCAATGGCAAATATAAAAAATATCCCAGATTAA
- a CDS encoding 6-carboxytetrahydropterin synthase: MQCIINRRAEFSASHRYWLPELSEAENRSTFGLCANAPGHGHNYTLYVLMAGQIDEYGMVLNLSDVKHVIKREVTGQLDFSFLNDVWPEFQQTLPTTENIARVIWQKLSPHLPLVRIQLFEHPELSAEYLGNGMEAYLTVGTHFSAAHRLARPDLSFEENTEIYGKCARPHGHGHNYQLEVTVKGEIDSRTGMIVDLVALQKAIEDYVVEPFDHTFLNKDIPHFAEVVPTAENIAVYIGQLLQNPIQELGAELHKIKLIESANNSCEIYASDLEAVSSKRVASEPVLLPV; encoded by the coding sequence ATGCAGTGCATAATCAATCGCAGGGCTGAGTTTTCGGCCAGTCACCGCTACTGGCTCCCTGAACTCAGCGAAGCGGAAAACCGGTCTACTTTTGGCCTCTGTGCCAATGCGCCCGGACACGGCCATAATTATACTTTGTATGTGTTGATGGCCGGTCAAATCGATGAGTACGGCATGGTCTTGAATTTGTCTGATGTCAAGCACGTTATCAAGCGGGAAGTCACCGGCCAGCTAGATTTTTCCTTCCTTAACGATGTGTGGCCAGAATTTCAGCAAACTCTGCCAACCACCGAAAACATTGCACGGGTGATCTGGCAAAAACTCTCTCCCCACCTCCCGCTTGTCCGCATTCAACTTTTTGAACATCCCGAACTCTCGGCAGAATATTTAGGTAACGGTATGGAAGCTTATCTCACAGTTGGTACTCACTTTAGCGCTGCTCACCGGCTCGCTCGTCCCGATCTCAGTTTTGAAGAAAATACCGAGATATATGGCAAGTGCGCTCGCCCGCACGGTCACGGGCACAACTATCAATTAGAAGTGACGGTTAAAGGTGAAATTGACTCGCGCACCGGCATGATTGTTGATTTGGTTGCGCTGCAAAAAGCAATTGAAGATTATGTGGTGGAACCTTTCGATCACACATTCTTAAATAAAGATATTCCCCATTTTGCTGAAGTGGTTCCTACGGCTGAAAATATCGCCGTTTATATTGGTCAGTTGTTACAAAACCCGATTCAAGAATTGGGGGCCGAGTTGCACAAGATTAAGTTGATTGAAAGTGCTAATAATTCTTGTGAAATTTATGCTTCTGATTTGGAAGCTGTCTCTAGCAAGCGAGTAGCCAGTGAGCCGGTTTTGTTGCCGGTTTAA
- a CDS encoding ShlB/FhaC/HecB family hemolysin secretion/activation protein yields MNLKFLLALTGLLYSSLSPASTAQTPPSLPPGTLEPKRPELSPLPAPIPTPIPPPTLTPPAPTPSPKPPTDSTTIQVQRIEILGNTVFSPEEIAAVVAPFENQIVSFEQLIALRGAITDLYTSKGYTTSGAFLPPQDISSGVIKIQVVEGELENIEIKGLKRLRENYVRSRIAIAAAAPVNLQKLETALQLLQLDPRISRVRAELTAGTSPGRSILILDLQESPAFAATLSVDNHDSPSVGEIRYSAGVSHNNVLGFGDVFSANFGLTEGVKTYNLNYAIPLNPRDGTLSLSYANSNSRVIEDPFEALGINGNSQTLAIGFRQPVTRTPQEEFTLGLSADLRRSETFILDDVPFSFSAGSENGVSQITALRFSQDWVKRSSNRVLAARSQFNLGLGILGATVNETGPDGRFISWVGQFQWVESLGEDSIAIARIATQLTPHSLLPLEQFTIGGVDTIRGYRQNQQIGDNGIVGSVEFRFPLVRQPEGLGLIQIGPFFDLGTVWNNQTEVSNPNTLISTGLGLRWQNNRFSARLDWGIPLKDVENQGNSLQDQGLSFSIQVQPF; encoded by the coding sequence ATGAACCTTAAATTTTTGCTCGCACTCACCGGCCTGCTTTACAGCAGCCTCAGCCCCGCCAGCACCGCTCAAACACCGCCATCCCTTCCCCCTGGAACCCTCGAACCGAAACGGCCAGAACTGTCCCCCCTACCGGCACCCATACCCACACCCATACCCCCACCCACCCTCACCCCACCGGCACCAACACCCTCACCAAAACCCCCCACAGACAGCACAACCATCCAAGTACAGCGCATTGAAATATTAGGAAATACTGTATTTTCGCCAGAAGAAATTGCCGCAGTCGTCGCACCTTTTGAAAACCAAATTGTCAGTTTTGAACAACTGATCGCCCTTCGCGGAGCCATCACCGATCTTTACACCAGCAAAGGATACACCACATCCGGGGCTTTTTTACCCCCGCAAGATATTTCCAGCGGCGTGATAAAAATTCAAGTCGTAGAAGGCGAATTAGAAAACATTGAAATCAAAGGATTAAAACGGTTGCGAGAAAATTATGTGCGATCTCGCATTGCCATAGCCGCAGCTGCGCCGGTCAACCTTCAAAAACTCGAAACTGCCTTACAATTATTACAACTTGATCCCCGCATTTCGCGTGTGAGAGCAGAACTCACCGCCGGCACCAGCCCCGGACGCAGTATTTTAATTTTAGACTTACAAGAATCCCCAGCTTTTGCAGCCACCCTTTCTGTCGATAACCACGACTCGCCAAGCGTCGGTGAAATTCGCTACAGTGCCGGTGTTAGCCACAATAATGTATTAGGATTTGGCGATGTTTTTAGCGCTAACTTTGGCCTCACCGAAGGCGTAAAAACCTATAATCTTAACTACGCAATTCCCCTCAATCCCCGCGATGGAACTTTGAGTTTAAGTTATGCCAACAGTAACAGCCGCGTTATAGAAGACCCCTTTGAGGCTTTAGGAATTAACGGCAATTCTCAAACCTTAGCGATAGGATTTCGTCAGCCGGTGACTCGTACACCCCAAGAAGAATTTACACTCGGTTTATCGGCAGATTTACGCCGTAGCGAAACATTTATTTTAGACGATGTACCCTTTTCCTTTTCTGCCGGCTCAGAAAATGGTGTTTCACAAATAACAGCCCTTAGATTTAGTCAAGATTGGGTAAAACGCAGTTCCAATCGAGTTTTAGCCGCCCGTTCCCAGTTTAATTTAGGTTTAGGAATCTTAGGCGCAACAGTAAATGAAACCGGCCCCGATGGCAGATTTATTAGTTGGGTAGGACAATTTCAATGGGTAGAATCATTAGGAGAAGATAGCATCGCCATTGCCCGAATTGCCACCCAACTTACGCCCCATTCCCTGTTACCTTTAGAGCAATTTACTATCGGCGGAGTAGATACAATTCGAGGCTACCGGCAAAATCAACAAATTGGCGATAACGGCATTGTTGGTTCTGTAGAATTCCGCTTTCCGCTTGTGCGCCAACCCGAAGGTTTAGGATTAATTCAAATAGGGCCTTTTTTTGATCTAGGCACAGTTTGGAACAATCAAACAGAAGTTTCTAACCCCAATACACTTATCAGCACCGGCCTGGGATTACGCTGGCAAAACAATCGTTTTTCTGCCCGTTTAGATTGGGGAATTCCTCTAAAAGACGTCGAAAATCAAGGCAATTCTTTACAAGATCAAGGCTTATCTTTTTCTATTCAAGTGCAGCCTTTTTAG
- a CDS encoding L,D-transpeptidase, translating to MTLMVRGKWLAKNCALLGFSAAVLLFGSGKQVSAAESPAPVGNSSGVVPGLFLVQEPQLPPIGESSKFIPAEDVRLVIKLSERRVYLYKDNQVKSSYPVAIGKPGWETPVGTYTVFTMEVNPTFKSFKTGRIIPPGPDNPLGPRWIGFWTDGKTQLGFHGTNEPELIGEAVSHGCVRMHNKDVMALYEQVGVGMTVVVEP from the coding sequence GTGCCGCAGTTTTATTGTTTGGTTCTGGCAAACAAGTTTCCGCCGCCGAATCACCGGCCCCGGTAGGAAACAGCAGCGGTGTTGTACCTGGATTATTCCTAGTTCAAGAACCCCAATTACCACCAATTGGTGAGTCCTCAAAATTTATTCCGGCTGAGGATGTTCGTTTAGTAATTAAACTAAGCGAACGTCGCGTTTATTTGTATAAAGATAATCAAGTTAAAAGCAGTTACCCGGTTGCAATTGGCAAACCTGGATGGGAAACGCCGGTGGGAACTTACACAGTTTTTACAATGGAAGTTAACCCCACATTTAAGAGTTTCAAAACAGGAAGAATCATTCCTCCGGGCCCAGACAATCCATTAGGCCCGCGCTGGATTGGCTTTTGGACAGACGGCAAAACCCAACTAGGTTTTCACGGCACCAATGAGCCAGAATTAATTGGAGAAGCCGTCTCGCACGGCTGCGTAAGAATGCACAATAAAGACGTAATGGCTTTGTACGAACAAGTCGGCGTTGGTATGACCGTTGTTGTAGAACCTTAG